The sequence GCCGGTCGAAATAGATGTAGACAAAAGCGGGTTCATTCAACTCAAAGGTAAGGAAGGTTGAGGTAGAATTGTCCTTATCAGCGTTAGCCGTTTTTATACAGGGAAGATCATCATATTTATCCTTGGAAAAATTGGTGAAAGTGTAATCTCGGTCCAGGTAATACTCATCTCCTATTTTGCACCAACTCAAGTAATAATTTTGGCCGGAGGCTACCCGGATATTTGAAACAAGATCGGTTTCTTGCTGGGGATAGAGGCGCAGCGATGAATATTTTCCACCAAGCACATCTGCACCAAGATTGCCCTCATCTACCATAATCTCTTTGGTCCGGCCCTGCCAATAGGGATGTTCATAGAGTTTGACGATGTACCAGCCCCGCAGTTGAACAGACGAGACATTATTATCGCCAAGAGGGGTTTGGCCCAAATCGGCAATGTCGGTAGTAGTATGGTAACAAACGCCCTTAAAATCTGGCTCCGCGTACAGGTAAACGCCGGGGGTATAATCGGGCGGGCAATCTGGACTGGACTGTAGAAGGTGGCGGGCAATTGCTTGCTCAGGAGGTATCGCCGCGGAAATCGGCTCAAGTTTCAAGAAAATGAGCAGCCAGACCATCACCCCAAAGGCAAACCCTGTAATTATGCTTTGTTTGGTAAAGAACTTACCCTTCGTACCCATATCGCTTCTTTTTTCCCAACCTGACCGCCCACTGCCAAGCCACCCAGAACATCAAGGCGTACAAACCCGCGCTCAAAAGATAAATACCACTCAAGCCAAACAAGGGTATCAGGCCGTAAGCCAAGGGCGGGCCAATGGCGCTGGCTAGATCGCCGGTGGTAAACAACATCCCCAATCGCCGGCCATGTTGTTTTGCCTCAGATAGATCGCCCACCAGCGCTGTGGCCAAACCCTGATTGCTACCACTCGTAATGGCCGTTAAGGGGAGGCCGAGCAGTACGGTTAAGGGCAACCCTAAAGCCAGCAGGCCAAAGCCGGCCACACCGGGCGCTAAACCACCAACGGCTACGGGCCAACGATTATGCAGACGGTCTGACAGTCTGCCCATCACCGGGGCAGCGGCCATCGCCATCAAGGTGGTCAAACCCAACCCAACTCCGGTCAGGGTAGCTACGCCAAACAAACGACCGGCAACGTAAATCGAATCGCCAAACTGCTCCAATAAGAATAAACCAAACGTTGACAGCAGAAACCCGGCCACCACCAGCCGACTCATTCCCAGGAGGGCAAAGGCCGAAGCCAACTGGCTCCGATTGACTGGTTTGACAATGTTAGCAGCAGGCGGCGAGACCTTGCTCCAATTAACGGAAACGGCTCGCCTGAAATGACGAGTTTCGGGCAAGAAAATAAGGGCAATCATCGCTCCTAAAAGAGTCAAACTCGCGCCCACCCCCATGGCGGTATGGTAGCCCAGCCAATCAGTCAGCAAGCCGCCGATCATGGTGCCGCTTGATGAGCCAAGGAAAAAGGAAATCTGGTAAAGGCCAACCCAACGACCCCGGTTGTTTTCACCCGCCAGGTCAAGTACAATGACATTGCCCCCCACCCAGATCCCAGACCAGGCCAATCCCCACAGCAGCCGACCCGCCAGTAAGGGCCAAAATCCCTGGGTGAGCGCGTACAAGGCCGTTGAAACCGCACCGATGACCAAAGCTGCTATAAACAAATACCGGCGCGACCAGCGATCATAAGCCATCCCCGCCGGGCCATTGAACAGCAGCCGAATAAAACGATTGGCCGATAGCAAGATACCCACACTGGCCAATGATACCCCGGCTTCGGTTACGTGCGTAGGCAAAACAACATAGAGTGATGCATCACCAATCAGGGATAAGCTCGTGCCTAACCCAACCGGGATGAGCACGCGCCAGGGCGAGATAACAGTTTCTTCTGGCATAAGCCTACGGCAACAACCGGTCGCCCTGGTCATCAAAGCGGATGACGCCGGTGACGCCTGGATAAGCTGGGATGTTTCGCACGGCCTCGGCCAGAATGTGGCGGCCAATAATCAGGTTGCCGGCTTCATCTTCCACCGAGACAACCTCGATGGCTTGAAGCAGGATGTTTGTGGCATCGTATGTGTAGGCCGCGAAAAAACCTGAGCCTATTTCGGCCAGGGATTGGCCATAGGCATCCTGGTAACTTTGGGCAAATTCCTGGTAGATCGGAGTGTCTACAACTTGTGCATTTTTCTCATCTCCATCCCGGTCATCCCGAAAGACCAGCCGGTTGAACACGTCAAAGCCCTGTTCGGTCAAATTTGGATTGGAGCAGGAAGGAGAAATCCAGACCAAATGAGCGTCTTCGTATACAGGCGCTCCTCCCATGCAAGAAGCCGAGCAAGTGTGACCAACCAGGCCCACAATATTGGCCTCAACGACAACGTCTTGGGCCGCTTTTTGCCCCAAATCAGGATCACCACAGCCGCCATCAACGATGAGACCGGCTTTAATGGGAAATCCTTTGATAGCTGACTTTTCCTCAAGGGCCATCAGAAAAGCGTTTTTTTGGACTGCGCCAAGTTCGGATAGTTCGCCCGAAAGCGCCCCCACAAAAGCCAAGTTGATCGTCCCCCCTGGCGGAATGACAATATCCCCCCACGGGTCAGACGGGATAAGGGTTTCCTTTGATTCTTGAACAGGCGGGCGAACCACCGTTTGTTTGCCTGCCCAGCGTGGCCAGTAACTGGGTATCCAGGTCCAGGGATTCAATATTTCCAGCATCTCGCCTTCTATCAATTTTGGCTCGCCGCTGCCGTTAATATTTACCAGTACTATTCTGGGTTGAGCGTCACCGGCAAACCAGATGGCCAGTTGTTGGCCGTCAGGGTTCCAGGTTATCAGGAAAGGTTCAACGGGCCGGTCAAACGAATGAACCACTTTAGGCGCAGGTTGGTTGGGATCGAGTATGAGAATTTCGTAGGGGATTGTTTCATCGTCAGGGCTATTCAAGAAGGCAATCTGCCGGCTATCGGGCGACCAGGCTGGAATTGAAACACAAAATCTATCATCTCCGGGCAACAATTGTTTGGCCCCCGTACCATCTGGCCGGATGACCCACAGGGAGCAATCGCGCGCAAAAGCGATCAATTGATTATCAGGAGACCAATCAGGGAAAACGTCGTTGGTGTTGCCGCTGGTAAGCTGTTTCAGGTTGGAACCATCAGCCTTGATCAGATAAAGTTTGTGATCATAAATATCGGTTGCCGGGTCTGTACCGGCATCAAAAACGATTTGCTCACCATCGGGCGACCAGGCAAACAGAATAATTGTCTCAAAAGTTAGATTTTGCGTTATTGGCGCAACCCGGTTGGTGACAGCGTTACGGAGGCAAAGTTGGGGCGGTTCCGAGTTTTCACAATGTTCAATGATTTTATCCGTAAGCGTGTCCGCAAAATCGGGCGTCGGCTCCAATGGCGTTGCTGATTCCGGCTCTATTTCAGGGACAGGTTTGGCCTGGCCCCACTGAGGATCCACGGCAGCCGTCCACCAATAAGGAAATTCATCAAGCAGTTCCGGTTGCCCCGAACCATCGGCGTTGACCAACCAGGCGCGGCACTTTTCATCAAGGTAGGTTACATGGGTATTATCGGGGCTGAAAGCCACATCGGGCATTAAACATTCATCATTTTCATAAACGATCGTAGCAATAGACGTAAACGTATGACCCTCATCAGAGACAATCCAAACCTCACGCGTTGCCGGAAAAGTTGGCTCTCCACCTCCGCCCACCATCCCCGAAACTACAATTGACCGGCTATCGGGAGACCACTGCGGCTGTTCCACACATGCGCTTTGTTGTCCATCGCTGTTCCAAATGATTTTCGGCTCAGAACCATCGGGATGCATGATGGCCAGGTCGCAGCCGCTATGGAAAGCCAACCACTCGCCATCCGGGCTCCAGGCCGGACCGATGTCGTTATTAATGGGGGGGAGTTTGGCCAGGTCTGTGCCATCGGCATTGACCAGGTAAAGCGCATGATCTTGCGACGGGTTCCCACCGAGTTCAATGGCCGAAAAGGCAATTTTTTTGCCATCAGGACTCCACGAAACCCCGCCTGTAATCTCAAAATCGGTCTCTGGCAAGATTTTCTGGTCGGGCTGTTCGCGGGGAGGGTCATAGATACACAAGCCGGGACCGTGATCGTCCCAAACGCAGGGTTTCACTCGCCGGGTGCCTTCCGGCAATTCGACCACAGTTACAGAGGGCTGTGTTTCTTCCGCCTGGCCGGATGGAATCAAGCCAACTACAACGGCTACTGCTACTGCCAACAAACCTATCACCAGCACCCCGGCCAAACCAAACGCCCAAACCGGAAACCGGCGGCGCGGCCTGGCAGCCTGACCCGGCACGGCGGTTCCGTGCAGTACGGTGGCGTCTTCAATATCCGGGGTGGTGACCGCTGCCGGAATTTCAGAAGCGATGGTCAGGCTGTCTTCGGCCGGTTGAGTTTGCTCAGGGGAAATTTTGGCTACCGCCCGGGCAAAGGCTGCCACCATATCGCCACAGGTGCGAAAGCGCAGGTTGGGGTCTTTGGTCAGGGCTTTGAGCACCACCCGCTCAATCTCTTCGGACAGTTCGGGGCGGACCTGGCGTGGCAGGGGCAGGGGGTCGTTCAGTTGCATGTGGATCAGGGCAATGGGCGTTTCAGCCTGAAAGGGGGGGCGGCCGGTGACCATCTCGTAGAGGATAATGCCTAACGAGTATTGGTCGGAGGCGGGCGTCAATTCGGTGTTGCCCCGGCATTGTTCGGGACTCATGTAAGCCGGAGTGCCCAGGATACCGCCGCCGGTCAGGTCGAGCGTGCTGGCCACCATTTTGGCAATGCCAAAGTCCATCAGAAAGGCATTGCCGGAAGAATCAAGCAGTACGTTGCTGGGCTTCACGTCGCGGTGCAGCACGCCATGGGCATGGGCGTAATCCAGGGCGGCGGCAATTTGACTCAATAGGCGGCTGGCTTCGGTCAGGGACAACGCCCCTTTCTTCATCCGGTCGGTGAGCGAACCGGCTTCCAGGTAACGCATGACCATATAGGCGATGCCGTTGTCTTCGCCATAGGTGAAGAGGGGCAAAATATGAATGTGTTCCAATTTGGCAATGGCTTTGGCCTCGCGTTCAAAACGCTGGCGAAATTTGGGGTCCTGGGAGAAGTGTTCGGGCAGAATTTTAACGGCCACGTAACGGTCCGTATCGGGATCGTAGGCTTTGTAAACGGTAGCCATTCCACCGATGCCAATTTGTTCAATCAGGCGATAATTACCAAGATTCCGACCGATCATTTTAGGCCCTCCTTCCGGGGAATGGCCAGGGTAAAGAGATCGCGTTAGAAAGCTATCCTGAATGTAGCCAAGGGTTAGCGGCTTATAAAAACCATTATAACACGACTCAACAGGTAATAAAAGGGGGAATCAACGGGGATTTTGCCCGATACCGGACACGGTTACTGCGCCACCTGTTCAACTTATTCAAGCAACGAATACTCCACAATTTGATTTAATTTAAAATCGTGCGCCTGGAGATAGTGTTTGACCACTTCTTCCAATGCCCCCAGGGGCATGGTGCCGATGAGTTCGCTACCGGCAACGCTCACCCCATGCCGGGCCGCCTCCAAACGGATTGTCTCCAGAACTCGAGGGATAGGGGTTTGGGTATAATTGGTCAAATTCATGGAAACCTGCACCAGGCCCTGCTCTTTCACTGCCAGGCCCATGGCTTTAACGTAACGATACCCGCCGCTGCTGTGGCGCACGGCCCGGGCAATTCGCCGGGCAATAGACACGTCGGTTGTGCGCAAATTCACGTTAAAGGCAATCAAGGGAAACCGCGCCCCGGTCACCGTGGCCCCACTTTTGGCATTGAACGTGGCCGGCCCTTCATCCGGCAGCCAGGCCGGGTCTTTAAATTTTTCCGGCAACCCCTCATACTGGCCCCGGCGAATATCGGCCAGATTCACACGCTCCGGTTGCGTGGCGGCGTCTTCATAATAATAAACCGGCACGCCTAACTCGCCCAAAAAGCGGCCAAATTGCCGGGCCAGGTTAACGGCTTCCTCTGTTTCCACCTCGCGCAACGGCACAAACGGCACCACGTCCACTGCGCCTAGACGGGGATGAGCGCCCTGCTGCCGGCTCATATCAATCAGGGTTAAGGCTCTGGCCGCCATAGCTTTGGTTGCGGCCAACACCGGTTCCGGCTCGCCCAGGTAAGTGAGTACCGAGCGATTGTGATCCGCATCAGAGGAATAATTTAAAATTTTGACTCCCTCGATGCGCCGCACTTCAGCCACCACTTGCTCAACAACCTCCCGGTTTCTGCCTTCGCTGATATTAGGGATGCACAGCAAAATCTTCATTTTTCCCTCGCCAAATTAGCGTATCGTTTTGTTTTGGCCCAATTCTACCCGCCCGCATCTTAAATGGCAAAAGTGCCGCAGGGCCAAAGGTTGGTTTTTCTATTTTGGGGCGATTGTCAGTAGAGAGATAGTTATGGTACAATGGGCAAATTGTCGCAACCGCGATATATTATCTTAATTTTGACCAGGAGACATTACAGATGACCAGGGACAAAGAAGTAGCTTATTCGATCAGCCCGGCCGGGGAAAAGTTTGCCTTGCCGCAGGCCGATGAGTATGAGCAGGAATTTAATAAAATCAAAGAATTGGCCGAAAAAGCCCGGCAAGCCGGCCAGGAAGTGGTAGTGGTGATGGGCGTCGGTTTTGTGGGGGCGGTTATGGCGGCCATTATTGCCGACGCCAGGGATAAAGAGGGCCGCCCCAGCAAATTTGTGATTGGCTGCCAACGCCCCAGCACGCGCAGTTACTGGAAAATCCCGCTCCTGAACCGGGGGCAATCGCCGGTGAAAGCGGAAGACCCGGAAGTTGACGCGCTGATTAACCGCTGTGTTAATGAGACAAAAACTCTAGTAGCCACGTATAATAGCGACTGCCTGAAGCTGGCCGACTGTGTGGTGGTTGACGTGCAATGCGATTATGTTAAACACGACCTGGGCGACATGCGCACCGGCGAAACAGATATGGTGGCCCTGGAAGCCACCCTCAAAACCATTGGCGAGAAAATTCCGCCGCATTGTTTAACCCTCATCGAAACAACAGTGGCCCCCGGCACCACCGAATTTGTGGCCTGGCCCATCCTGAAGCGAGCCTTTGCCGCGCGCGGCCTTGAGGCTACGCCGGTGCTGGCGCACAGTTTTGAGCGGGTCATGCCGGGCCGGGAGTATGTGGCCAGTATCCGCGACTTTTGGCGCGTCTGCGCCGGCTGCACGCCGGAAGCCCGCCAGCGCGTGGAAAAATTTCTGCGGGAAATCATCAATACAGACAAATATCCGCTGACCATTATGGACCGGCCAATTGAGTCGGAAACCACAAAAATTGTGGAGAATTCATATCGCGCCACTATTTTGGCTTTTCTCAATGAGTGGAGCATCTTTGCCGAACGTAACGGGGTGGACTTGATCAAGGTCATCGAAGCTATTCGCATGCGTCCCACCCACAGCAATATCATTTTCCCCGGCCCCGGCATTGGCGGGTACTGCCTGCCCAAAGACGGCGGCCTGGGTTACTGGGCCTACCGGCACTTGTTGGGTTTTGAAGACGGCGATAGCGTTTTTAGACTCACCCCAATGGCCATTGACATTAACGATACGCGCGGCCTGCACGTGGCCGAGTTGACCCGCGACGCCCTGCGCAACATGGGCCGTTACATTGCCGGCGCCGACGTGCTCTTATGCGGGGCCAGCTATCGCCAGCATGTGGGCGATACCCGCTATAGCGGCAGCGAGTTGGTGGTGCGCAAGCTGGCCGAGATGGGGGCGCAGATACGGGCACACGACCCCTACGTGGCGCACTGGTATGAACTGGAAAAACAAGAGGCTTACCCCGCGCCGGGACATTCGTGGAAACGGTTTTTCCGCAATCAGGAAGACCTCAAAAACGTGGTGGTGCAAAAAGACCTGTCCACCGCTCTCAAGGGCGTGGAAGCGGTTGTTTTTGCCGTGCCGCATCAACATTACCTTGATCTCAAGCCAGATGATGTGGTGGCCTGGACAGGCAAACCTTTGGCCGTGATTGATTGTTTTGGCATCCTGGATGACGACGCCATCCGGCGATATTTTGAGCTGGGGTGTGAGGTGAAGGGGTTGGGCCGCGGCCACATCCAACAGATCAAAGACGCAGTGCGTAAACTAAAAAGGTAGTCCTTTTAGCCCACATAGGGAGTAGTTTATAAAGCACCAAAAGTCAACTTTACTCTTTTGACGAATGACGGCCAATGACGCTTGACGACCAAAATTGATCAAAAACCGACAAATAAATCGGTCGTTCGTCGGGTAAAAAAGGCTCAATAGAATTGGGAAACACCCCCGCCATAGACATTAAAAATCTGCCATGTTATAATTAAACTAAACCGCGCAAACAAAACCAGCCAAAAAGGGAAAAAATATGGCCCTCATTTTAATTATAGACGACTCCTCCTATCAACGCCGGCTCGTGCGCAAATATATGGAAGCGCAAGGACATCAGACCATAGAAGCAGACAACGGACACGTGGGCCTGGAAATGGCTGCCAGCCACCGGCCTGACTGCATTCTGTTGGACCTCATCATGCCCGAAACCAGCGGGTTTGAACTGCTGGAAAAACTTCAGCAACAAGGTTCAAAGATACCCGTTGTAGTTATCACCGCTGATGTGCAAACCAGCACCCATAAACAATGTCTGGCCCTGGGCGCCCGCGCCATTATCAACAAGCCGGTTGACAGCGAACAACTGTATCAGACCATCAACCACATTCTTGGCTCGCCAGAGGAGGGGGAGGCATGAAACTAACACCTGCCCAAATAGATACTCTCAAAGAATTGATCAATATTGGCGTTGGCCGGGCGGCGGGCATGTTAAACGATATGCTGCAATCCCGCGTGCAGTTGCAAGTGCCCTACGTAAAAATATTCTCCCCGCTCACCTTAAAAGAAGAAATGGGCCAACTGGGCAGCCAAAAGCTTTCCACCGTTCGCCTCAGCTTCAAAGGGCCGTTCTCCGGCATTGCTTCCCTGGTCTTCCCGCCGGATAGCGCCGGGAAATTGGTTGACGTTTTAACCGGCGAAGAGCCGGCCACGCCCGATCTCGACTCCATCAGAATAGGCACGCTCACCGAAGTAGGCAACATCATCCTCAACGGCGTCATGGGTTCCATTGGCAATGTTTTAGAACGCCATATCAATTACTCTGTGCCCACCTACCTTGAGGATAATATTGAAAGATTGCTACTGGCCAACGGCCTCGACGCCAACACCACCATTCTCCTGGCCCATACTCGCTTCACCATCCAACAATTACAAATTGAAGGCGACATCATTCTGCTCTTTGAAGTTGGCTCGTTTGACGCGCTGCTGGCCGCCATTGACGCCATCAACGTTAGCTAAGGAAACATCACCTTGAACGAAATCGAGCTTGCCGAGCAACAATTCAATATCCTCGACCAGGTTCCGGTGGGGGTATTTGTGCTCCGCAAAGACTCTCTCGTTCTTTTTTGGAACCACTGCCTTGAAGATTGGACCGGCATTTCTCGCAGCCGGATAGTGGGCGCAAACATTGGCCGGCACTTTCCCCATCTGCAAGAACCCAAGTATGCCGGTCGTTTACAAAACATATTCGAAGGCGGCCCGCCCGCTATTTTTTCGGCCCAACTGCACAAATCCATCATCCCGGCTCATCTGCCAAACGGCCAGGCCCGCATTCAGCACACCACGGTTACGGCTGTCCGCAGTCCCACTAACCAAGACTTTTACGCCCTTTTTGTGGTGCAGGATGTCACCGACCTGACCGGCCGGATTCAGGATTACCGCCTCATGCGCGATCAGGCCCTGGCCGAGATCAAAGAACGCCAACTGGCCGAAAAAGCGCTGCAACACCGAATTGAGTTTGAAGACCTCATCACGACCCTCTCCACCCACTTCATCAACCTGCCCTCAGACCAAATTGACGAAGGCATTAATCATGCCCTGCAAACCATTGGCGAATTTCTTAAGGTTGACCGGAGTTACATCTTGCTGTTTTCTGAAAACGCAACCAGCATGAGCATCAGCCACGAGTGGGACGCTCCTGGCCTTGAACCGCTCAGCCAAACCGTCAAAGAGTGTCCGGTTGATCATTTCCCCTGGTTTGCCCAAAAAATAAAGCAGTTTGATACCGTCCTTGTTTCAGCCATAGCCGACCTTCCCCCTGCCGCCACTGCTGAAAAAGAAATAAGCCGGGCTAAAAATATTGGAGCCTTGGTCAATCTGCCCCTGGTTTATCGCGATGTCCCGGTTGGCTCTTTGGCCTTTGCCTCTATCCAGGCTCAGAAAAAATGGGCCGAAGAAGATATTGCCCTGCTCAAAATTGTGGGCGAAATTTTTGTTAACGCCCTAGAACGCAAACGCGCTGAAGCCCGGTTACAAGCCTACGCCGCCGACCTGGAACGCAGCAACCACGAACTGCAAACCTTTGCCTACATCGCTTCACACGATTTGCAGGAGCCGCTGCGCAAAATTCAGCTCTTCAGCAACCGCCTGCGCACCCGGCACGGCGACTTATTTAACGAGCAAGCGCGAGATTACCTGGAACGGCTGTTACACGCCGCCACCCGCATGCAAACCCTGATCCAAGACTTGCTGACCTATTCCCGGCTGACCACCCATGCCCAACCCTTTACCCTGGTTGATTTAAACAAAATAGCCTCGGAAGTTCTATCAGACCTGGAAGGACGGATTGAAGAAGTAGGGGGCCAGGTAGCTATCGGCATGCTGCCCACCATCGAGGCCGACCCCATGCAAATGGGCCAACTGCTCCAAAACCTGATCAGCAACGGCCTTAAATATCACCGCCCCACCGAACCGCCACTGGTCAAAGTCCGGGCCAATATTGAAGAGGGATTGTGCCGGCTGACGGTTGCCGACAATGGCATTGGTTTTGACGAAACACATTTAGAGCGCATCTTCCGCATTTTCGAGCGTCTGCACGGTCACAGCAAATACGAAGGCACCGGCATCGGCCTGGCCATTTGCCGCAAAATTGTTGACCGTCACGGCGGCGCAATCACCGCCACCAGCGCCCCAGGCCAGGGAGCTACTTTCATCGTCACCTTACCCCTGGCTCAAAGCAAAACATAACCCGGAGTTAAAAATGTCCCCATCCAGCCCCGATAAAAACTTGGTGACTACGCTCGCCAATAAACTCAAAGTTGAACCCAAAGACGCCGAATATAACAAACAAGGCCGGCTCCGCAAACTTGACCTATCTGAATTGGGCCTGAACGAACTTCCCCCGGAGATCGGGCAACTCGCCTACCTGCAAGAATTGATCCTGAGCAAAAATAACTTGACCATGCTTCCGCCGGAGATCGGCCGGCTAAACAATCTGCGCCGGCTGGCCCTGGATAAAAATCAGCTAACCACCCTGCCTCCCGCGCTTGGCCGCCTGACCCGCTTAAAAATTCTCTCCCTGGCCGACAACCCCCTGCCCCAACTGCCTGCCGCGCTGTGGCAATTATCCAAATTGTGCAGCCTGACCCTGGACGACCTGCCGCTGGGCCAAATTCCGCCTGAACTTTTCCAATTGACCGACCTGCACTACCTGCACCTCCGCAACAATCAACTCAGGTACTTACCGCCGGAGATCGGCCGGTTGAACCGGCTCCTGGGCCTCACCCTGGCCGACAACCAACTGGCCGAACTGCCTGCCGCGCTCTGCCAACTGGCCAATTTGGAGTATCTTCACCTGGGCAATAATGAACTGCGCCAACTCCCCACCGATTTTGGCCGGTTACACAATTTGATGCGCCTTTACCTCTACAGCAATCAACTGACCCAACTCCCCCCTGATTTCTGCCAATTGGTCAACCTGCACATCCTGGAAAGCTCCAACAACCAACTGACCCAACTCCCTCCCAATTTTGGTCAATTGACCAAGCTCCAACTTCTTTCCTTTCACAACAACCGGCTGACCGAACTTCCCCCCGATTTCTGCCAATTGACCGGCCTGAAAATCCTGGACCTGGCCTATAACCAACTCACCCACCTGCCGCCCAACTTGCCCCAATTAAAAAATCTGCACACCCTTTCCCTGGCCCACAATCAACTTTCAGAACTTCCCTCCGATTTTTGCGGCCTGCCCAACCTACAAATCCTCAGCGTCTCTAACAACCAACTGCAAGAACTGCCGCCAGATTTTGCCCGCCTTACTACCCTGCAAATCCTGCACCTGGCCGACAACCAACTCAACCGCCTGCCGCCAGATTTCCATCAGTTCAAGCGGCTCCAGCTTCTTTCTTTGGAACACAACCCCAACCTCCGCACCCCTCCCCCCGAAATTGCCGCCCAGGGCACGGGCGAAGTTTTAGACTATCTGCGCGACCTCCGGCACGGCAGCGTTACCCGTTACGAGGCCAAACTGCTGCTGGTTGGCGAAGGCCGGGCCGGTAAAACTTCGCTCCTGCGGGCATTGCAAGGCCAGCCCTTCGACAGCAACCTCAACAGCACACACGGCATTGATGTCCGCCCCTACGCCCTCCCTCACCCGCATCACCCTCACCAAACCCTTACCCTCAACACCTGGGATTTTGGCGGGCAGCATATCTACCAAACCACCCACCAATTTTTTCTCACCAAACGTTCCTTATACCTGATGGTCTGGAACGCCGGGGTTGGCGTGGAGCAGGCCGGCCTGGATAAGTGGCTCAAAAACATTCAAGTGGTGGCCCCAGACTCGCCGGTGCTGTTGGTGGCCACCCACATTGACCAACGCCAACCTGATCTCAATTACCAGGCCCTCAAAGCCAGGTATCCCCAACTGGCCGGGCATTACGCCGTTAGCAATAAAACCGGCCAGGGTGTTGACACGCTCAAAACTGCTCTAGCCCAAACCGCGGCCCAACTCTCCCTAATGGAACAGCAGTGGCCCCAATCATGGGCGGCGGTTGAACAGGCGCTGCTCAACCGCCCCGAACACCACATTGACCTGGACAAATACATGGCCTGCTGCCGGCAGCCGGGCCTCAAGGCCGATATTGCCCGCGCCACCCTCAGCAGTTACCTGCACGATCTGGGTAAAATTCTCCACTTTCAAGACGACGATTTATTGAGCAACCTGATTGTGCTCAAGCCCAACTGGATCACCAAAGCCATCAGCCGCGTGCTCACCGACGAGCCAACCCGGCAGGCGTTGGGCATCCTCTCTCACGCCGACCTGTCCCGGCTGTGGGCGCAAGACGACAGCGGCGTTGCTTACGAACGCCACCTCTATCCCATCTTTTTACGCCTGATGGAACGATTTGACCTGAGCTACCAGCTTGAAAGCGACGTTCCCGGCAAACCACGCACCCACAGCCTGATCCCTCTTTTGCTGCCTTACCAACCACCGGCCAACCTGCCGCCCTGGCCCGAAAAGCCGCTGGCCGGACAAACCCAGGTGGAAATGATTTACCGGCTGGATTTTGCGCCGCCGGGCATCATGAGCTGGTTTCTGGTGCGCACTCATCGCTACACCAGCGGCC is a genomic window of Anaerolineae bacterium containing:
- the ftcD gene encoding glutamate formimidoyltransferase codes for the protein MKILLCIPNISEGRNREVVEQVVAEVRRIEGVKILNYSSDADHNRSVLTYLGEPEPVLAATKAMAARALTLIDMSRQQGAHPRLGAVDVVPFVPLREVETEEAVNLARQFGRFLGELGVPVYYYEDAATQPERVNLADIRRGQYEGLPEKFKDPAWLPDEGPATFNAKSGATVTGARFPLIAFNVNLRTTDVSIARRIARAVRHSSGGYRYVKAMGLAVKEQGLVQVSMNLTNYTQTPIPRVLETIRLEAARHGVSVAGSELIGTMPLGALEEVVKHYLQAHDFKLNQIVEYSLLE
- a CDS encoding MFS transporter, with protein sequence MPEETVISPWRVLIPVGLGTSLSLIGDASLYVVLPTHVTEAGVSLASVGILLSANRFIRLLFNGPAGMAYDRWSRRYLFIAALVIGAVSTALYALTQGFWPLLAGRLLWGLAWSGIWVGGNVIVLDLAGENNRGRWVGLYQISFFLGSSSGTMIGGLLTDWLGYHTAMGVGASLTLLGAMIALIFLPETRHFRRAVSVNWSKVSPPAANIVKPVNRSQLASAFALLGMSRLVVAGFLLSTFGLFLLEQFGDSIYVAGRLFGVATLTGVGLGLTTLMAMAAAPVMGRLSDRLHNRWPVAVGGLAPGVAGFGLLALGLPLTVLLGLPLTAITSGSNQGLATALVGDLSEAKQHGRRLGMLFTTGDLASAIGPPLAYGLIPLFGLSGIYLLSAGLYALMFWVAWQWAVRLGKKKRYGYEG
- a CDS encoding GDP-mannose dehydrogenase; this encodes MTRDKEVAYSISPAGEKFALPQADEYEQEFNKIKELAEKARQAGQEVVVVMGVGFVGAVMAAIIADARDKEGRPSKFVIGCQRPSTRSYWKIPLLNRGQSPVKAEDPEVDALINRCVNETKTLVATYNSDCLKLADCVVVDVQCDYVKHDLGDMRTGETDMVALEATLKTIGEKIPPHCLTLIETTVAPGTTEFVAWPILKRAFAARGLEATPVLAHSFERVMPGREYVASIRDFWRVCAGCTPEARQRVEKFLREIINTDKYPLTIMDRPIESETTKIVENSYRATILAFLNEWSIFAERNGVDLIKVIEAIRMRPTHSNIIFPGPGIGGYCLPKDGGLGYWAYRHLLGFEDGDSVFRLTPMAIDINDTRGLHVAELTRDALRNMGRYIAGADVLLCGASYRQHVGDTRYSGSELVVRKLAEMGAQIRAHDPYVAHWYELEKQEAYPAPGHSWKRFFRNQEDLKNVVVQKDLSTALKGVEAVVFAVPHQHYLDLKPDDVVAWTGKPLAVIDCFGILDDDAIRRYFELGCEVKGLGRGHIQQIKDAVRKLKR
- a CDS encoding protein kinase, yielding MIGRNLGNYRLIEQIGIGGMATVYKAYDPDTDRYVAVKILPEHFSQDPKFRQRFEREAKAIAKLEHIHILPLFTYGEDNGIAYMVMRYLEAGSLTDRMKKGALSLTEASRLLSQIAAALDYAHAHGVLHRDVKPSNVLLDSSGNAFLMDFGIAKMVASTLDLTGGGILGTPAYMSPEQCRGNTELTPASDQYSLGIILYEMVTGRPPFQAETPIALIHMQLNDPLPLPRQVRPELSEEIERVVLKALTKDPNLRFRTCGDMVAAFARAVAKISPEQTQPAEDSLTIASEIPAAVTTPDIEDATVLHGTAVPGQAARPRRRFPVWAFGLAGVLVIGLLAVAVAVVVGLIPSGQAEETQPSVTVVELPEGTRRVKPCVWDDHGPGLCIYDPPREQPDQKILPETDFEITGGVSWSPDGKKIAFSAIELGGNPSQDHALYLVNADGTDLAKLPPINNDIGPAWSPDGEWLAFHSGCDLAIMHPDGSEPKIIWNSDGQQSACVEQPQWSPDSRSIVVSGMVGGGGEPTFPATREVWIVSDEGHTFTSIATIVYENDECLMPDVAFSPDNTHVTYLDEKCRAWLVNADGSGQPELLDEFPYWWTAAVDPQWGQAKPVPEIEPESATPLEPTPDFADTLTDKIIEHCENSEPPQLCLRNAVTNRVAPITQNLTFETIILFAWSPDGEQIVFDAGTDPATDIYDHKLYLIKADGSNLKQLTSGNTNDVFPDWSPDNQLIAFARDCSLWVIRPDGTGAKQLLPGDDRFCVSIPAWSPDSRQIAFLNSPDDETIPYEILILDPNQPAPKVVHSFDRPVEPFLITWNPDGQQLAIWFAGDAQPRIVLVNINGSGEPKLIEGEMLEILNPWTWIPSYWPRWAGKQTVVRPPVQESKETLIPSDPWGDIVIPPGGTINLAFVGALSGELSELGAVQKNAFLMALEEKSAIKGFPIKAGLIVDGGCGDPDLGQKAAQDVVVEANIVGLVGHTCSASCMGGAPVYEDAHLVWISPSCSNPNLTEQGFDVFNRLVFRDDRDGDEKNAQVVDTPIYQEFAQSYQDAYGQSLAEIGSGFFAAYTYDATNILLQAIEVVSVEDEAGNLIIGRHILAEAVRNIPAYPGVTGVIRFDDQGDRLLP